In a genomic window of Bosea sp. F3-2:
- the repA gene encoding plasmid partitioning protein RepA, translating to MAKARNTIPSEQVSSLAVADVIAGDGAALSAELHAMREALFPPVSQKTLRSFSSVEAAKLIGIADAYLRQVSLQGKGPQPAMTSGGRRSYTLDQINELRAVLEEGSKNKRYVPHRRDSEHCQVLAVVNFKGGSGKTTTASHLAQYLALHGYRVLAIDLDPQASLTALHGYQPEYDIQANETMYAAVRYDDERRPLRDIIRKTYFPGLDLVPGNLELMEFEHDTPRALAERSTEPFFGRVATALGSVAADYDVMIVDCPPQLGFLTLGALCAATSLLITVHPQMLDVMSMCQFLLMASDMLKVVQNSGGSLDYDFIRYVVTRFEPADAPQTQMVAFMRSLFRDRVLNSTMVKSTAISDAGLSKQTLYEVGRENFSKQTYDRAVESLDAVNGEIERLIGSAWGRAA from the coding sequence ATGGCGAAAGCGCGTAACACCATCCCCTCTGAGCAGGTATCCAGCCTCGCGGTGGCAGATGTCATCGCAGGCGATGGTGCCGCTTTGTCGGCTGAGCTGCACGCGATGCGCGAAGCTCTCTTTCCGCCGGTTTCGCAGAAGACATTGAGATCCTTTTCCTCGGTAGAGGCAGCCAAGCTTATCGGTATTGCGGACGCCTATCTTCGGCAGGTGTCGCTGCAAGGCAAAGGGCCTCAACCCGCTATGACGTCTGGCGGGAGGCGATCATACACGCTTGACCAGATAAACGAATTACGAGCGGTCCTCGAAGAAGGCTCAAAGAACAAGCGCTACGTCCCTCACCGGCGCGACAGCGAACATTGCCAGGTGCTGGCGGTCGTTAATTTCAAAGGCGGCTCTGGCAAGACGACAACCGCGTCGCACCTGGCGCAGTATCTTGCCTTGCATGGGTATCGGGTGCTGGCGATCGATCTGGACCCCCAGGCCTCCCTCACCGCCCTCCACGGCTATCAGCCTGAGTACGACATTCAGGCTAACGAGACGATGTACGCCGCTGTCCGCTATGACGACGAGCGTCGCCCTCTCCGTGACATTATTCGCAAAACGTATTTTCCCGGCCTCGATCTGGTGCCAGGCAATCTGGAGCTGATGGAATTCGAGCATGACACGCCTCGTGCCTTGGCCGAACGCTCGACTGAGCCCTTCTTCGGTAGGGTCGCTACGGCGCTAGGTTCGGTTGCAGCTGATTATGATGTGATGATTGTCGACTGCCCTCCCCAGCTCGGCTTCCTTACGCTCGGCGCATTGTGCGCGGCGACGTCATTGCTGATCACTGTCCACCCGCAGATGCTTGACGTGATGTCGATGTGTCAGTTCCTGCTGATGGCTTCAGATATGCTGAAGGTTGTCCAGAACTCCGGCGGCTCTCTCGATTACGACTTCATACGGTATGTGGTCACTCGGTTCGAGCCCGCGGACGCACCGCAGACACAGATGGTGGCGTTCATGCGGTCTCTATTTCGAGACCGTGTTCTGAATAGCACCATGGTGAAGTCCACGGCGATTTCGGACGCGGGTCTTTCGAAGCAAACATTATATGAGGTCGGGCGCGAGAATTTTTCGAAGCAAACATACGATCGCGCTGTGGAATCTCTGGATGCCGTCAATGGAGAAATTGAGAGGCTGATTGGGAGCGCTTGGGGGCGGGCGGCATGA